A single window of Anopheles moucheti chromosome 2, idAnoMoucSN_F20_07, whole genome shotgun sequence DNA harbors:
- the LOC128299464 gene encoding uncharacterized protein LOC128299464 isoform X3 encodes MPRMKKRIDEETVVVSKSRELPETLTAGRSRRTIKPNPKYMNDEMLIPTRNAIDDNDMSGDEYIVDYEENDDPEDSGLIIRKSVVTSTPHTDGQPRKRGRPPKPKNLDAPRTEPAKNLRKEVLKKMDYKTISISKSRHLLSQFHDGRRRLNLTVDSNDADSADQDEMDDMEMEEHSLRSNDSSEHVSRSPHRFSSLALKKHVASTISDRRSSVANKSAVGSKNEGTTEEDEYDDEADFAEYSDEQKMTPSHQMVKAKRPVGRPRKYPQKVSPFGGKVLLPGMKTSSGTPLPKRKASEMVDEIKQESQQSKMLRRSYGVKSVSASSRSLEIESDENSEYKGKQLNKSASFQNVHRGPGRPPKDAYLTGQSSKPDKMQGNRSFPEVKASKPTITIVNVNDIMKMNSKSTSDLRRKVEEDEPDSEDVSEFEEMQSSGRSQDGGKTNNQLVASILERKRPIALEHLQQAVRRRVRESGEMKNIVSASKSPRTVTVGSVRGRGRPSENSQQDENYSGSYGAPNSKRFPQGNRMSMGKTVGTPRRSLQPPRILNATMKLGDNHPRSKLSGGSGDNHYSIDLSDPDNNVKLVSSSNENSPVKRSPIGMAGSMATLGQKLASGGSAIKSMVRDSLRSPQDPKKKRVTVYETWNVLQTKSIDSTMKPPRLALSMIGLGNIAGDIKLPSSAWCFRTVVERRKVLPAEGDEVFCGQIQDLTIKEEDKVNYEPNKILFRRKAASPGRFNVQFDRSVTFRNDTYTLNVEGQICKLMAAPSRLESVEDIETLLKIVDYVDLKNGCLDLPASARLQATNAAAAAAAASKRFAGNKDPVIM; translated from the exons ATGCCAAGAATGAAAAAGAGGATCGACGAGGAAACCGTGGTGGTTTCGAAATCGAGAGAACTTCCGGAAACCTTAACGGCGGGTAGATCGCGCCGTACGATAAAGCCCAATCCAAAGTACATGAACGATGAAATGCTCATACCAACGAGAAACGCTATAGACGATAATGACATGAGCGGTGATGAGTACATAGTGGACTACGAAGAGAACGATGATCCGGAAGATTCGGGTTTGATCATCCGGAAATCGGTAGTTACGTCCACGCCGCACACGGACGGGCAACCGAGGAAACGGGGCCGTCCGCCTAAACCAAAAAATTTGGACGCTCCGAGGACTGAGCCAGCGAAAAACCTTCGCAAGGAGGTGTTGAAAAAGATGGACTACAAGACGATTAGTATCAGCAAATCACGCCATTTGCTTTCACAGTTTCATGACGGAAGACGTAGGCTGAATTTGACCGTAGATTCCAATGATGCAG ATTCTGCCGATCAAGACGAAATGGACGACATGGAGATGGAAGAACATTCTCTCCGATCAAATGACAGCTCGGAACATGTGAGTCGCTCTCCTCACAGGTTCAGTTCGCTTGCTTTAAAGAAGCATGTAGCTAGCACCATCTCAGACCGAAGAAGCAGCGTCGCTAACAAAAGTGCGGTTGGTAGCAAAAATGAAGGTACAACCGAAGAAGACGAATACGACGATGAGGCCGATTTTGCGGAATATAGTGATGAGCAAAAGATGACCCCCTCACATCAAATGGTAAAGGCCAAACGTCCGGTGGGAAGGCCTCGTAAATATCCGCAGAAGGTTTCACCATTCGGTGGGAAAGTGTTGCTGCCGGGCATGAAAACATCTTCCGGCACGCCCCTCCCTAAGCGCAAAGCATCGGAAATGGTGGACGAGATCAAGCAAGAATCCCAACAGTCGAAAATGTTGCGCCGTTCGTACGGAGTGAAGAGCGTGAGTGCATCGAGTCGTTCGCTAGAAATTGAGTCGGATGAAAACAGCGAGTACAAGGgcaaacaattaaacaaatccGCCTCATTCCAGAACGTGCACCGTGGTCCGGGCCGCCCGCCAAAAGATGCTTACCTTACCGGGCAGTCCAGCAAGCCAGACAAAATGCAAGGTAACCGATCGTTCCCCGAGGTGAAAGCGTCAAAACCTACGATCACGATCGTAAACGTGAACGATATTATGAAAATGAATTCCAAAAGTACATCCGACTTGCGgcgaaaggtggaagaggATGAACCCGACTCGGAGGACGTGTCCGAGTTTGAGGAGATGCAGTCGAGCGGTCGTTCGCAGGATGGTGGAAAAACGAACAATCAGCTGGTGGCGTCCATCCTGGAGCGGAAGCGACCCATTGCGCTGGAGCACTTGCAGCAGGCGGTACGCAGGCGTGTTCGGGAATCGGGCGAGATG AAGAATATTGTAAGCGCGAGCAAAAGCCCCCGTACGGTTACGGTAGGATCGGTACGAGGACGGGGACGGCCGTCGGAAAATTCCCAACAGGATGAAAACTACAGCGGCAGTTACGGTGCTCCGAATAGCAAACGCTTCCCGCAAGGCAACCGGATGAGCATGGGCAAAACGGTCGGCACACCGAGACGGTCGTTGCAACCGCCACGAATATTGAACGCGACCATGAAGCTGGGCGACAATCATCCCCGCTCGAAACTGTCCGGCGGTTCGGGCGATAATCACTATTCGATTGATCTATCCGATCCGGACAACAACGTGAAGCTCGTGTCTTCCTCGAATGAAAACTCTCCCGTCAAGCGATCGCCGATCGGGATGGCGGGTTCGATGGCGACCCTCGGACAAAAGCTGGCCAGCGGTGGAAGCGCCATAAAATCAATGGTACGGGACAGTTTGCGCTCGCCGCAGGATCCGAAGAAAAAGCGTGTAACGGTTTACGAAACATGGAACGTGTTGCAAACCAAATCCATCGACTCCACCATGAAACCGCCCCGTCTGGCGCTGTCAATGATTGGCCTGGGCAATATCGCCGGCGATATCAAGCTGCCATCGTCCGCCTGGTGTTTCCGCACGGTGGTGGAAAGGCGCAAGGTTCTACCGGCCGAGGGTGATGAAGTGTTCTGCGGTCAGATACAGGACCTTACCATAAAGGAGGAAGATAAAGTCAACTACGAACCGAACAAGATATTGTTCCGCCGCAAGGCTGCATCACCGGGACGCTTCAACGTGCAGTTCGATCGTTCTGTCACCTTCCGCAACGACACCTACACGCTGAACGTAGAAGGGCAAATCTGCAAGCTCATGGCTGCACCGAGCCGGCTGGAGTCGGTGGAAGATATCGAGACGTTGCTGAAAATTGTCGACTATGTGGATCTTAAGAACGGTTGCCTCGATTTGCCGGCATCCGCGCGGCTGCAGGCAACCAATGcggctgctgcggctgctgctgctagcaaGCGGTTCGCCGGCAACAAGGATCCGGTAATAATGTAA
- the LOC128297545 gene encoding protein FAM177A1, protein MTKVEIPLKNKSDPSETFIQNEKDVEVRVRAPKKVLHFSDGTLEEFSDDEEDQVDKPDPITVDESKLNWGEWMRYKTCKLGNTVLAGCDYVGEGLASFLGITTPKYSYEIEEFKRMQAEQQAEDRAIQTFVEQSRPQHTSHSVSQAPSATSSTAMANPKNTKDSSEVCVENEIQKF, encoded by the exons ATGACGAAAGTGGAAATCCCGCTCAAGAACAAATCAGACCCATCGGAAACGTTTATTCAAAACGAGAAGGACGTTGAGGTGCGGGTACGGGCACCAAAAAAGGTGTTGCATTTTAGCGATGGCACGTTGGAAGAGTTTAGCGACGATGAGGAGGATCAGGTCGATAAACCGGACCCAATCACGGTGGATGAG tcTAAACTGAACTGGGGCGAATGGATGCGTTACAAGACGTGCAAGCTGGGAAACACCGTGCTGGCCGGATGTGATTATGTCGGCGAAGGGCTCGCTTCGTTCCTGGGCATTACAACACCGAAGTACAGCTACGAGATCGAAGAATTCAAACGGATGCAAGCGGAACAGCAGGCTGAAGATCGCGCAATCCAAACGTTCGTCGAGCAAAGCCGTCCTCAGCATACGAGCCACAGTGTGTCACAAGCACCATCCGCCACTAGCTCGACGGCAATGGCAAACCCAAAGAACACCAAAGACAGTAGTGAAGTATGTGTGGAAAACGAAATTCAAAAATTCTGA
- the LOC128299464 gene encoding uncharacterized protein LOC128299464 isoform X2: MPRMKKRIDEETVVVSKSRELPETLTAGRSRRTIKPNPKYMNDEMLIPTRNAIDDNDMSGDEYIVDYEENDDPEDSGLIIRKSVVTSTPHTDGQPRKRGRPPKPKNLDAPRTEPAKNLRKEVLKKMDYKTISISKSRHLLSQFHDGRRRLNLTVDSNDADSADQDEMDDMEMEEHSLRSNDSSEHVSRSPHRFSSLALKKHVASTISDRRSSVANKSAVGSKNEGTTEEDEYDDEADFAEYSDEQKMTPSHQMVKAKRPVGRPRKYPQKVSPFGGKVLLPGMKTSSGTPLPKRKASEMVDEIKQESQQSKMLRRSYGVKSNVHRGPGRPPKDAYLTGQSSKPDKMQGNRSFPEVKASKPTITIVNVNDIMKMNSKSTSDLRRKVEEDEPDSEDVSEFEEMQSSGRSQDGGKTNNQLVASILERKRPIALEHLQQAVRRRVRESGEMVRNRVELKPKRTTRGVTETLTEEDIVDFEDVLQKNIVSASKSPRTVTVGSVRGRGRPSENSQQDENYSGSYGAPNSKRFPQGNRMSMGKTVGTPRRSLQPPRILNATMKLGDNHPRSKLSGGSGDNHYSIDLSDPDNNVKLVSSSNENSPVKRSPIGMAGSMATLGQKLASGGSAIKSMVRDSLRSPQDPKKKRVTVYETWNVLQTKSIDSTMKPPRLALSMIGLGNIAGDIKLPSSAWCFRTVVERRKVLPAEGDEVFCGQIQDLTIKEEDKVNYEPNKILFRRKAASPGRFNVQFDRSVTFRNDTYTLNVEGQICKLMAAPSRLESVEDIETLLKIVDYVDLKNGCLDLPASARLQATNAAAAAAAASKRFAGNKDPVIM, from the exons ATGCCAAGAATGAAAAAGAGGATCGACGAGGAAACCGTGGTGGTTTCGAAATCGAGAGAACTTCCGGAAACCTTAACGGCGGGTAGATCGCGCCGTACGATAAAGCCCAATCCAAAGTACATGAACGATGAAATGCTCATACCAACGAGAAACGCTATAGACGATAATGACATGAGCGGTGATGAGTACATAGTGGACTACGAAGAGAACGATGATCCGGAAGATTCGGGTTTGATCATCCGGAAATCGGTAGTTACGTCCACGCCGCACACGGACGGGCAACCGAGGAAACGGGGCCGTCCGCCTAAACCAAAAAATTTGGACGCTCCGAGGACTGAGCCAGCGAAAAACCTTCGCAAGGAGGTGTTGAAAAAGATGGACTACAAGACGATTAGTATCAGCAAATCACGCCATTTGCTTTCACAGTTTCATGACGGAAGACGTAGGCTGAATTTGACCGTAGATTCCAATGATGCAG ATTCTGCCGATCAAGACGAAATGGACGACATGGAGATGGAAGAACATTCTCTCCGATCAAATGACAGCTCGGAACATGTGAGTCGCTCTCCTCACAGGTTCAGTTCGCTTGCTTTAAAGAAGCATGTAGCTAGCACCATCTCAGACCGAAGAAGCAGCGTCGCTAACAAAAGTGCGGTTGGTAGCAAAAATGAAGGTACAACCGAAGAAGACGAATACGACGATGAGGCCGATTTTGCGGAATATAGTGATGAGCAAAAGATGACCCCCTCACATCAAATGGTAAAGGCCAAACGTCCGGTGGGAAGGCCTCGTAAATATCCGCAGAAGGTTTCACCATTCGGTGGGAAAGTGTTGCTGCCGGGCATGAAAACATCTTCCGGCACGCCCCTCCCTAAGCGCAAAGCATCGGAAATGGTGGACGAGATCAAGCAAGAATCCCAACAGTCGAAAATGTTGCGCCGTTCGTACGGAGTGAAGAGC AACGTGCACCGTGGTCCGGGCCGCCCGCCAAAAGATGCTTACCTTACCGGGCAGTCCAGCAAGCCAGACAAAATGCAAGGTAACCGATCGTTCCCCGAGGTGAAAGCGTCAAAACCTACGATCACGATCGTAAACGTGAACGATATTATGAAAATGAATTCCAAAAGTACATCCGACTTGCGgcgaaaggtggaagaggATGAACCCGACTCGGAGGACGTGTCCGAGTTTGAGGAGATGCAGTCGAGCGGTCGTTCGCAGGATGGTGGAAAAACGAACAATCAGCTGGTGGCGTCCATCCTGGAGCGGAAGCGACCCATTGCGCTGGAGCACTTGCAGCAGGCGGTACGCAGGCGTGTTCGGGAATCGGGCGAGATGGTACGTAACAGAGTAGAATTGAAACCGAAGCGTACCACCCGGGGCGTTACGGAAACTCTTACCGAAGAAGATATCGTTGACTTCGAGGATGTCTTGCAGAAGAATATTGTAAGCGCGAGCAAAAGCCCCCGTACGGTTACGGTAGGATCGGTACGAGGACGGGGACGGCCGTCGGAAAATTCCCAACAGGATGAAAACTACAGCGGCAGTTACGGTGCTCCGAATAGCAAACGCTTCCCGCAAGGCAACCGGATGAGCATGGGCAAAACGGTCGGCACACCGAGACGGTCGTTGCAACCGCCACGAATATTGAACGCGACCATGAAGCTGGGCGACAATCATCCCCGCTCGAAACTGTCCGGCGGTTCGGGCGATAATCACTATTCGATTGATCTATCCGATCCGGACAACAACGTGAAGCTCGTGTCTTCCTCGAATGAAAACTCTCCCGTCAAGCGATCGCCGATCGGGATGGCGGGTTCGATGGCGACCCTCGGACAAAAGCTGGCCAGCGGTGGAAGCGCCATAAAATCAATGGTACGGGACAGTTTGCGCTCGCCGCAGGATCCGAAGAAAAAGCGTGTAACGGTTTACGAAACATGGAACGTGTTGCAAACCAAATCCATCGACTCCACCATGAAACCGCCCCGTCTGGCGCTGTCAATGATTGGCCTGGGCAATATCGCCGGCGATATCAAGCTGCCATCGTCCGCCTGGTGTTTCCGCACGGTGGTGGAAAGGCGCAAGGTTCTACCGGCCGAGGGTGATGAAGTGTTCTGCGGTCAGATACAGGACCTTACCATAAAGGAGGAAGATAAAGTCAACTACGAACCGAACAAGATATTGTTCCGCCGCAAGGCTGCATCACCGGGACGCTTCAACGTGCAGTTCGATCGTTCTGTCACCTTCCGCAACGACACCTACACGCTGAACGTAGAAGGGCAAATCTGCAAGCTCATGGCTGCACCGAGCCGGCTGGAGTCGGTGGAAGATATCGAGACGTTGCTGAAAATTGTCGACTATGTGGATCTTAAGAACGGTTGCCTCGATTTGCCGGCATCCGCGCGGCTGCAGGCAACCAATGcggctgctgcggctgctgctgctagcaaGCGGTTCGCCGGCAACAAGGATCCGGTAATAATGTAA
- the LOC128299466 gene encoding ribokinase isoform X2: MSSVGGDCDVLVFGSCIVDFISYVPRLPKVGETLHGTSFATGNGGKGANQCVAAARLGSRTAMIGKLGDDPWGTAYRTALAGEGVNVEQVDVVAGESTGIAQINVADNGDNQIVIVTGANKRLAPSDVLARPVLFERARILICQLETPIEGTIAALKAFKGISIVNAAPAETNLPHALLSLATIFCVNETEAALLTDIPTIPDVQRAKSAVHKLRDMGCNTVIITLGEKGAVFAHSDSLAVYHVQPVKVTKVVDTTLTLFQISFFDVACVQQGVDSEK; encoded by the exons ATGTCCTCCGTCGGTGGTGATTGCGATGTGCTGGTGTTCGGCTCGTGCATAGTGGATTTCATAAG CTATGTGCCACGGTTGCCCAAGGTCGGAGAAACCCTACACGGTACCAGCTTCGCTACGGGCAATGGTGGAAAGGGTGCCAACCAATGTGTGGCCGCAGCACGCCTCGGCAGTCGAACCGCAATGATTGGCAAGCTGGGCGATGATCCGTGGGGTACCGCGTATCGCACTGCCCTGGCCGGCGAAGGTGTGAACGTGGAACAGGTGGATGTTGTCGCTGGCGAAAGCACCGGTATCGCGCAGATCAATGTGGCCGACAATGGGGATAATCAGATCGTAATAGTGACCGGCGCAAACAAACGTCTCGCACCGTCGGACGTTCTCGCCCGGCCGGTTCTGTTCGAGCGGGCACGCATTTTAATCTGCCAGCTGGAAACACCGATCGAAGGGACGATCGCCGCACTGAAGGCGTTCAAGGGCATCTCGATCGTTAATGCGGCACCGGCGGAAACGAATCTGCCCCACGCGCTGCTATCGCTTGCGACCATCTTCTGCGTGAACGAAACGGAAGCAGCCCTGCTAACGGACATACCGACCATACCCGACGTTCA ACGTGCAAAATCGGCGGTACACAAGCTGCGGGACATGGGATGCAACACGGTCATCATAACGCTCGGCGAGAAGGGTGCAGTGTTTGCCCATTCCGATAGCCTCGCTGTGTATCACGTGCAGCCGGTGAAGGTGACCAAAGTCGTCGATACTACG TTGACACTTTTTCAGATCAGTTTCTTCGACGTTGCGTGTGTCCAACAAGGTGTAGACAGCGAAAAGTGA
- the LOC128298034 gene encoding uncharacterized protein LOC128298034, producing the protein MIRQILLKNDILVKLVAARGYSQPASSGGAKGPSAPAAPAVADVPGLSSRCVLKKDGPVGPGAERNGTYKVPEYFSYNQTSYFEAEIEMSKFRIPQPSAKN; encoded by the coding sequence ATGATCCGCCAAATTCTGCTGAAAAACGACATCCTCGTAAAGTTAGTGGCGGCCAGAGGGTACAGCCAGCCAGCTTCATCAGGCGGAGCGAAAGGACCTTCGGCACCAGCGGCTCCAGCGGTGGCAGATGTCCCCGGGCTCAGTTCGCGGTGTGTGCTGAAAAAGGATGGTCCGGTTGGACCGGGTGCTGAACGCAACGGAACGTACAAGGTGCCGGAATACTTTAGCTACAACCAAACGAGCTACTTTGAGGCTGAGATTGAAATGTCCAAGTTCCGCATCCCGCAACCATCGGCGAAGAACTGA
- the LOC128299466 gene encoding ribokinase isoform X1 yields MSSVGGDCDVLVFGSCIVDFISYVPRLPKVGETLHGTSFATGNGGKGANQCVAAARLGSRTAMIGKLGDDPWGTAYRTALAGEGVNVEQVDVVAGESTGIAQINVADNGDNQIVIVTGANKRLAPSDVLARPVLFERARILICQLETPIEGTIAALKAFKGISIVNAAPAETNLPHALLSLATIFCVNETEAALLTDIPTIPDVQRAKSAVHKLRDMGCNTVIITLGEKGAVFAHSDSLAVYHVQPVKVTKVVDTTGAGDAFIGALAHFVAKHPEAALGNCIAAANRVAAWSVQKPGTQSSFPRAGDVELPADLATLRDQWACV; encoded by the exons ATGTCCTCCGTCGGTGGTGATTGCGATGTGCTGGTGTTCGGCTCGTGCATAGTGGATTTCATAAG CTATGTGCCACGGTTGCCCAAGGTCGGAGAAACCCTACACGGTACCAGCTTCGCTACGGGCAATGGTGGAAAGGGTGCCAACCAATGTGTGGCCGCAGCACGCCTCGGCAGTCGAACCGCAATGATTGGCAAGCTGGGCGATGATCCGTGGGGTACCGCGTATCGCACTGCCCTGGCCGGCGAAGGTGTGAACGTGGAACAGGTGGATGTTGTCGCTGGCGAAAGCACCGGTATCGCGCAGATCAATGTGGCCGACAATGGGGATAATCAGATCGTAATAGTGACCGGCGCAAACAAACGTCTCGCACCGTCGGACGTTCTCGCCCGGCCGGTTCTGTTCGAGCGGGCACGCATTTTAATCTGCCAGCTGGAAACACCGATCGAAGGGACGATCGCCGCACTGAAGGCGTTCAAGGGCATCTCGATCGTTAATGCGGCACCGGCGGAAACGAATCTGCCCCACGCGCTGCTATCGCTTGCGACCATCTTCTGCGTGAACGAAACGGAAGCAGCCCTGCTAACGGACATACCGACCATACCCGACGTTCA ACGTGCAAAATCGGCGGTACACAAGCTGCGGGACATGGGATGCAACACGGTCATCATAACGCTCGGCGAGAAGGGTGCAGTGTTTGCCCATTCCGATAGCCTCGCTGTGTATCACGTGCAGCCGGTGAAGGTGACCAAAGTCGTCGATACTACG GGTGCCGGTGATGCATTTATCGGTGCATTGGCCCACTTTGTTGCCAAGCATCCGGAAGCCGCGCTGGGCAATTGCATTGCGGCAGCTAATCGGGTGGCGGCATGGTCGGTTCAAAAGCCCGGCACACAGAGCAGCTTTCCACGGGCGGGTGACGTTGAGCTGCCGGCCGATTTAGCCACCCTGCGGGACCAGTGGGCATGTGTTTAA
- the LOC128299464 gene encoding uncharacterized protein LOC128299464 isoform X1, translating into MPRMKKRIDEETVVVSKSRELPETLTAGRSRRTIKPNPKYMNDEMLIPTRNAIDDNDMSGDEYIVDYEENDDPEDSGLIIRKSVVTSTPHTDGQPRKRGRPPKPKNLDAPRTEPAKNLRKEVLKKMDYKTISISKSRHLLSQFHDGRRRLNLTVDSNDADSADQDEMDDMEMEEHSLRSNDSSEHVSRSPHRFSSLALKKHVASTISDRRSSVANKSAVGSKNEGTTEEDEYDDEADFAEYSDEQKMTPSHQMVKAKRPVGRPRKYPQKVSPFGGKVLLPGMKTSSGTPLPKRKASEMVDEIKQESQQSKMLRRSYGVKSVSASSRSLEIESDENSEYKGKQLNKSASFQNVHRGPGRPPKDAYLTGQSSKPDKMQGNRSFPEVKASKPTITIVNVNDIMKMNSKSTSDLRRKVEEDEPDSEDVSEFEEMQSSGRSQDGGKTNNQLVASILERKRPIALEHLQQAVRRRVRESGEMVRNRVELKPKRTTRGVTETLTEEDIVDFEDVLQKNIVSASKSPRTVTVGSVRGRGRPSENSQQDENYSGSYGAPNSKRFPQGNRMSMGKTVGTPRRSLQPPRILNATMKLGDNHPRSKLSGGSGDNHYSIDLSDPDNNVKLVSSSNENSPVKRSPIGMAGSMATLGQKLASGGSAIKSMVRDSLRSPQDPKKKRVTVYETWNVLQTKSIDSTMKPPRLALSMIGLGNIAGDIKLPSSAWCFRTVVERRKVLPAEGDEVFCGQIQDLTIKEEDKVNYEPNKILFRRKAASPGRFNVQFDRSVTFRNDTYTLNVEGQICKLMAAPSRLESVEDIETLLKIVDYVDLKNGCLDLPASARLQATNAAAAAAAASKRFAGNKDPVIM; encoded by the exons ATGCCAAGAATGAAAAAGAGGATCGACGAGGAAACCGTGGTGGTTTCGAAATCGAGAGAACTTCCGGAAACCTTAACGGCGGGTAGATCGCGCCGTACGATAAAGCCCAATCCAAAGTACATGAACGATGAAATGCTCATACCAACGAGAAACGCTATAGACGATAATGACATGAGCGGTGATGAGTACATAGTGGACTACGAAGAGAACGATGATCCGGAAGATTCGGGTTTGATCATCCGGAAATCGGTAGTTACGTCCACGCCGCACACGGACGGGCAACCGAGGAAACGGGGCCGTCCGCCTAAACCAAAAAATTTGGACGCTCCGAGGACTGAGCCAGCGAAAAACCTTCGCAAGGAGGTGTTGAAAAAGATGGACTACAAGACGATTAGTATCAGCAAATCACGCCATTTGCTTTCACAGTTTCATGACGGAAGACGTAGGCTGAATTTGACCGTAGATTCCAATGATGCAG ATTCTGCCGATCAAGACGAAATGGACGACATGGAGATGGAAGAACATTCTCTCCGATCAAATGACAGCTCGGAACATGTGAGTCGCTCTCCTCACAGGTTCAGTTCGCTTGCTTTAAAGAAGCATGTAGCTAGCACCATCTCAGACCGAAGAAGCAGCGTCGCTAACAAAAGTGCGGTTGGTAGCAAAAATGAAGGTACAACCGAAGAAGACGAATACGACGATGAGGCCGATTTTGCGGAATATAGTGATGAGCAAAAGATGACCCCCTCACATCAAATGGTAAAGGCCAAACGTCCGGTGGGAAGGCCTCGTAAATATCCGCAGAAGGTTTCACCATTCGGTGGGAAAGTGTTGCTGCCGGGCATGAAAACATCTTCCGGCACGCCCCTCCCTAAGCGCAAAGCATCGGAAATGGTGGACGAGATCAAGCAAGAATCCCAACAGTCGAAAATGTTGCGCCGTTCGTACGGAGTGAAGAGCGTGAGTGCATCGAGTCGTTCGCTAGAAATTGAGTCGGATGAAAACAGCGAGTACAAGGgcaaacaattaaacaaatccGCCTCATTCCAGAACGTGCACCGTGGTCCGGGCCGCCCGCCAAAAGATGCTTACCTTACCGGGCAGTCCAGCAAGCCAGACAAAATGCAAGGTAACCGATCGTTCCCCGAGGTGAAAGCGTCAAAACCTACGATCACGATCGTAAACGTGAACGATATTATGAAAATGAATTCCAAAAGTACATCCGACTTGCGgcgaaaggtggaagaggATGAACCCGACTCGGAGGACGTGTCCGAGTTTGAGGAGATGCAGTCGAGCGGTCGTTCGCAGGATGGTGGAAAAACGAACAATCAGCTGGTGGCGTCCATCCTGGAGCGGAAGCGACCCATTGCGCTGGAGCACTTGCAGCAGGCGGTACGCAGGCGTGTTCGGGAATCGGGCGAGATGGTACGTAACAGAGTAGAATTGAAACCGAAGCGTACCACCCGGGGCGTTACGGAAACTCTTACCGAAGAAGATATCGTTGACTTCGAGGATGTCTTGCAGAAGAATATTGTAAGCGCGAGCAAAAGCCCCCGTACGGTTACGGTAGGATCGGTACGAGGACGGGGACGGCCGTCGGAAAATTCCCAACAGGATGAAAACTACAGCGGCAGTTACGGTGCTCCGAATAGCAAACGCTTCCCGCAAGGCAACCGGATGAGCATGGGCAAAACGGTCGGCACACCGAGACGGTCGTTGCAACCGCCACGAATATTGAACGCGACCATGAAGCTGGGCGACAATCATCCCCGCTCGAAACTGTCCGGCGGTTCGGGCGATAATCACTATTCGATTGATCTATCCGATCCGGACAACAACGTGAAGCTCGTGTCTTCCTCGAATGAAAACTCTCCCGTCAAGCGATCGCCGATCGGGATGGCGGGTTCGATGGCGACCCTCGGACAAAAGCTGGCCAGCGGTGGAAGCGCCATAAAATCAATGGTACGGGACAGTTTGCGCTCGCCGCAGGATCCGAAGAAAAAGCGTGTAACGGTTTACGAAACATGGAACGTGTTGCAAACCAAATCCATCGACTCCACCATGAAACCGCCCCGTCTGGCGCTGTCAATGATTGGCCTGGGCAATATCGCCGGCGATATCAAGCTGCCATCGTCCGCCTGGTGTTTCCGCACGGTGGTGGAAAGGCGCAAGGTTCTACCGGCCGAGGGTGATGAAGTGTTCTGCGGTCAGATACAGGACCTTACCATAAAGGAGGAAGATAAAGTCAACTACGAACCGAACAAGATATTGTTCCGCCGCAAGGCTGCATCACCGGGACGCTTCAACGTGCAGTTCGATCGTTCTGTCACCTTCCGCAACGACACCTACACGCTGAACGTAGAAGGGCAAATCTGCAAGCTCATGGCTGCACCGAGCCGGCTGGAGTCGGTGGAAGATATCGAGACGTTGCTGAAAATTGTCGACTATGTGGATCTTAAGAACGGTTGCCTCGATTTGCCGGCATCCGCGCGGCTGCAGGCAACCAATGcggctgctgcggctgctgctgctagcaaGCGGTTCGCCGGCAACAAGGATCCGGTAATAATGTAA